From the Microbacterium sp. W4I4 genome, one window contains:
- a CDS encoding FAD-binding oxidoreductase: protein MTRTIVVGAGMVGLATAWHLQERGVEVTVIDRVGIAAGSSWGNAGWLTPGKTIPLADTGLWTYGPRALLDPDAALHVPFRVDAGLWSFLAQFAAHGTNRAWDRTMAALTPIDKMALGAFDEMLDGGVESWTWEGPFVIGFKEKAHAKGFLHEIEGVRRHGQDVPLEQLQNPRELAPVLSDAVQHVYRLDGQRYFEPAPFVEALGHAVVARGAELITGVEVTDVSSTRRPVVALSNGARIEADSVVIATGAWMPKLARKLGVRTRVQAGRGYSFTVATEQPQEHPVYLPFQRIACTPYQGRFRIAGTMEFRGPDEPFQPRRVQAIIAQVREMFQGLDLDDRQDEWMGSRPVTPDGLPLVGATQAPNVYVAGGHGMWGIVLGPATGKLLAEQIVTGRIDPAIEPFDPLR, encoded by the coding sequence ATGACGCGCACGATCGTCGTCGGAGCCGGAATGGTCGGGCTCGCCACGGCATGGCACCTGCAGGAGCGCGGAGTCGAGGTCACGGTCATCGACCGCGTCGGCATCGCCGCCGGGTCATCGTGGGGCAACGCCGGCTGGCTGACCCCCGGCAAGACCATCCCACTGGCCGACACGGGCCTGTGGACCTATGGACCGCGAGCACTGCTCGACCCGGATGCCGCGCTGCACGTGCCCTTCCGGGTGGATGCCGGGCTCTGGTCGTTCCTCGCCCAGTTCGCCGCGCACGGCACCAACCGCGCGTGGGATCGCACCATGGCAGCCCTCACCCCCATCGACAAGATGGCGCTGGGCGCCTTCGACGAGATGCTCGACGGCGGCGTGGAGTCGTGGACCTGGGAGGGTCCGTTCGTGATCGGCTTCAAGGAGAAGGCGCACGCGAAGGGCTTCCTGCACGAGATCGAGGGCGTGAGGCGGCACGGCCAGGATGTCCCGCTCGAGCAGCTGCAGAATCCGCGCGAGCTGGCGCCGGTGCTGTCGGATGCCGTGCAGCACGTCTACAGACTCGACGGTCAGCGCTACTTCGAGCCCGCGCCGTTCGTCGAGGCGCTCGGTCACGCGGTCGTCGCGCGCGGTGCCGAGCTGATCACCGGTGTGGAGGTCACCGACGTGTCCTCCACCCGCCGGCCCGTCGTCGCGCTCTCGAACGGGGCGCGGATCGAGGCCGACTCGGTCGTCATCGCGACCGGGGCGTGGATGCCGAAGCTCGCCCGAAAGCTCGGCGTGCGCACGCGCGTGCAGGCCGGCCGCGGCTACTCGTTCACGGTCGCCACGGAGCAGCCGCAGGAGCATCCGGTCTACCTGCCGTTTCAGCGGATCGCCTGCACCCCGTACCAGGGGCGATTCCGCATCGCCGGGACCATGGAGTTCCGCGGGCCCGACGAGCCGTTCCAGCCGCGCCGTGTGCAGGCGATCATCGCGCAGGTGCGCGAGATGTTCCAGGGACTCGACCTCGACGACCGCCAGGACGAGTGGATGGGCTCGCGCCCCGTCACTCCCGACGGCCTGCCGCTGGTCGGCGCGACCCAGGCGCCGAACGTGTACGTCGCCGGCGGTCACGGCATGTGGGGCATCGTGCTCGGCCCCGCGACCGGCAAGCTGCTCGCGGAGCAGATCGTCACCGGCCGCATCGACCCCGCCATCGAACCCTTCGACCCGCTGCGCTGA
- a CDS encoding methyltransferase has translation MPEFDYSSLRRFPDVEAPNLQAWDATDELLVQAALAAEVPGTEIAVIGDGYGAIALALTDAGLHGIRVHQDLVTGRQALAANSVALGLTDWVAHELDRELLDGAHLVLVQLPKALAELEEIADAVARWAAPDATLIAGGRVKHMTLAQNEVLARFFGHVQPQRAERKSRLIMASAALSVPATPPFPISQTHDLDEKPYSTSETTSARVSRAQSGFSAGGLAGHTSLTLAAHGGAFAGAKLDIGTRALLETMATLAIPVVNPHVIDLGCGTGALAAAFARQHPDAVIIATDRSASAVRSARATMAANGLEGRVHVTLDDAGSELPDASADLILLNPPFHLGASVHEGAGQRLIQAAARLLKPGGEVWTVFNSHLDHRRALSRDIGATEQVARTPKFTVTRSIRRG, from the coding sequence GTGCCCGAGTTCGACTACAGCAGCCTGCGCCGGTTCCCCGACGTGGAGGCGCCGAACCTGCAGGCCTGGGATGCCACCGATGAGCTGCTCGTGCAGGCTGCGCTCGCCGCGGAGGTGCCCGGCACCGAGATCGCCGTCATCGGCGACGGGTACGGCGCGATCGCGCTGGCGCTGACGGATGCCGGGCTGCACGGCATCCGCGTGCATCAGGATCTCGTGACCGGTCGGCAGGCGCTCGCCGCCAACTCCGTGGCTCTGGGGCTGACCGACTGGGTCGCCCACGAACTCGACCGGGAGCTGCTCGACGGTGCCCACCTGGTGCTGGTGCAGCTGCCGAAGGCGCTCGCCGAGCTGGAGGAGATCGCGGATGCCGTGGCCCGCTGGGCCGCACCCGACGCGACCCTGATCGCCGGCGGGCGCGTCAAGCACATGACCCTCGCGCAGAACGAGGTGCTCGCCCGCTTCTTCGGGCACGTGCAGCCCCAGCGCGCGGAGCGCAAGTCGCGTCTGATCATGGCATCCGCTGCCCTGTCGGTACCGGCGACCCCGCCGTTCCCGATCTCCCAGACGCACGACCTCGACGAGAAACCATATTCCACATCAGAAACCACGTCAGCACGTGTTTCTCGCGCGCAAAGTGGTTTCTCGGCGGGCGGGCTCGCGGGACACACGTCGCTCACCCTCGCCGCGCACGGCGGAGCCTTCGCGGGCGCGAAGCTCGACATCGGCACCCGCGCGCTGCTGGAGACCATGGCGACGCTCGCGATCCCGGTGGTGAACCCGCACGTGATCGACCTGGGCTGCGGCACCGGCGCCCTCGCCGCGGCGTTCGCGCGGCAGCATCCGGATGCTGTGATCATCGCGACCGACCGCTCCGCCTCCGCGGTGCGCTCGGCCCGCGCCACGATGGCCGCCAACGGGCTCGAGGGTCGCGTGCACGTCACCCTCGACGACGCCGGCTCCGAGCTCCCCGATGCGAGCGCCGATCTGATCCTGCTGAACCCGCCGTTCCACCTCGGCGCGAGCGTGCATGAGGGTGCCGGGCAGCGCCTGATCCAGGCCGCCGCGCGCCTGCTGAAACCCGGCGGCGAGGTGTGGACCGTGTTCAACTCGCACCTCGATCACCGGCGTGCGCTGAGCCGCGATATCGGCGCCACCGAGCAGGTCGCGCGCACCCCGAAGTTCACCGTCACGCGCAGCATCCGCCGCGGCTGA
- a CDS encoding MerR family transcriptional regulator yields MLSIGAFAQVGQVTHRMLRHWDTSGLLVPAHVDEFTGYRSYDPSQLDRLHRIVALRQLGFGLEHVGAILDEGIDADRITTMLRSRRSQVEREHRIAAERLVDVERRLHLIGRENRMSSAEFVEKPLPAVRLVGRTKTVPEEEVGLTVGPMFGAVEDALPDPHGMLETPVAEYDLTDDGMRITVGYAYSGDPIEGLELIDLPAVERSVCGIHLGPMSGIRDTWHALHAEMLARGYVPSGPCRELYVRAESEDQSDWVTELQQPVTRG; encoded by the coding sequence ATGTTGTCCATCGGAGCGTTCGCGCAGGTCGGCCAGGTGACCCACCGGATGCTTCGGCATTGGGACACCTCCGGACTGCTCGTGCCCGCGCACGTGGACGAGTTCACCGGCTACCGTTCCTACGACCCCTCGCAGCTGGACCGGCTGCATCGGATCGTGGCGCTGCGTCAGCTGGGGTTCGGCCTGGAGCACGTCGGCGCCATCCTCGATGAGGGGATCGATGCCGACCGCATCACCACGATGCTGCGCTCCCGCCGATCCCAGGTCGAGCGCGAGCACCGGATCGCGGCCGAGCGACTCGTCGACGTCGAGCGGAGGCTCCACCTCATCGGAAGAGAGAACCGCATGTCATCTGCAGAATTCGTCGAGAAGCCCCTGCCCGCCGTCCGTCTCGTCGGGCGCACCAAGACCGTCCCGGAAGAGGAGGTCGGCCTGACCGTCGGCCCGATGTTCGGCGCCGTCGAGGATGCGCTGCCCGATCCGCACGGGATGCTCGAGACCCCGGTCGCCGAGTACGACCTCACCGACGACGGGATGCGCATCACCGTCGGCTACGCGTACAGCGGCGATCCGATCGAGGGCCTGGAACTGATCGACCTGCCCGCCGTGGAGCGCTCCGTCTGCGGCATCCACCTGGGCCCGATGTCCGGCATCCGCGACACCTGGCACGCACTGCACGCCGAGATGCTCGCCCGCGGGTACGTGCCCTCCGGGCCGTGCCGCGAGCTGTACGTGCGCGCCGAGTCCGAGGACCAGTCCGACTGGGTCACCGAATTGCAGCAGCCCGTCACGCGGGGCTGA
- a CDS encoding helix-turn-helix transcriptional regulator, whose product MSSAEGTGDDDLVFKALAAPIRRRMLDALRPSELTTGELCARFSELDRTTVLQHLRVLERADLVIGRRVGRERRLSLAPQPIKRIFDRWIGDYARAAVELLDDLDD is encoded by the coding sequence ATGTCGTCGGCAGAGGGAACAGGGGATGACGATCTCGTCTTCAAGGCGCTCGCGGCGCCGATCAGAAGGCGGATGCTGGATGCGCTTCGCCCCTCCGAGCTGACCACCGGCGAGCTGTGCGCCCGCTTCTCGGAACTGGACCGCACGACGGTCCTGCAGCATCTGCGGGTGCTCGAGCGCGCGGACCTCGTGATCGGCCGCCGCGTCGGACGTGAGCGCCGCCTCTCGCTGGCGCCGCAGCCGATCAAACGCATCTTCGACCGCTGGATCGGGGACTACGCTCGGGCCGCCGTCGAGCTGCTCGACGATCTGGACGACTGA
- a CDS encoding SRPBCC family protein — protein sequence MSQELTELSFTVSGRVSRPIAEVYEAVADPAQLSHYFTTGGARGRLEPGADVSWDFADFPGRFPVTVVEAVAPERIVIEWGGNDSLADVTRVVFEFAPIDDGTRTLVTISENAWRATHAGAKSAFGNCEGWTGMLAALKAWLEHGINLREGFYR from the coding sequence ATGTCTCAGGAACTCACCGAACTCTCCTTCACGGTGTCGGGCCGCGTCTCGCGCCCGATCGCCGAGGTCTACGAGGCCGTCGCCGACCCCGCCCAGCTCTCCCACTACTTCACCACCGGCGGCGCGCGCGGCCGCCTCGAACCCGGTGCGGACGTGAGCTGGGACTTCGCCGACTTCCCCGGCCGCTTCCCCGTGACGGTCGTCGAGGCGGTCGCACCCGAACGGATCGTCATCGAATGGGGCGGGAACGACTCGCTCGCCGACGTCACGCGCGTGGTCTTCGAGTTCGCGCCGATCGACGACGGCACGCGCACGCTGGTCACGATCAGCGAGAACGCGTGGCGTGCGACGCACGCCGGGGCCAAGAGCGCCTTCGGCAACTGCGAGGGCTGGACCGGCATGCTGGCCGCGCTCAAGGCATGGCTCGAGCACGGCATCAACCTGCGCGAGGGGTTCTACAGGTAG
- a CDS encoding Lrp/AsnC family transcriptional regulator — protein sequence MSTSESSRSRHTAMTDAGLDAVDRTILSELSRNGRLSNTELAARAGIAESTCLKRVRALQASGVIVGFHAEISSAAIGLHLEALITIRLHAHARGDLRRFQAYLEELSATQRVYFLAGDRDFLVHVAVPDAGALRELVSDTLSLRPEVASTSTSLIFAQASGSRGL from the coding sequence ATGTCGACATCCGAATCTTCGAGGTCCCGTCACACGGCGATGACGGATGCCGGGCTGGATGCCGTCGATCGCACGATCCTCTCCGAGCTCAGCCGCAACGGACGACTGTCGAACACCGAGCTCGCGGCGCGCGCCGGCATCGCCGAATCGACCTGCCTGAAGCGCGTGCGCGCCCTGCAGGCGAGCGGTGTGATCGTCGGCTTCCACGCCGAGATCTCCTCGGCCGCGATCGGCCTGCACCTCGAAGCGCTGATCACCATCAGGCTGCACGCACACGCCCGCGGAGATCTGCGCCGGTTCCAGGCCTACCTGGAGGAGCTGTCGGCCACGCAGCGCGTGTACTTCCTGGCCGGCGACCGCGACTTCCTCGTGCACGTCGCGGTGCCGGATGCCGGGGCGCTGCGCGAGCTCGTCTCGGACACGCTCAGCCTGCGCCCCGAGGTCGCGTCGACCTCGACGAGCCTGATCTTCGCGCAGGCTTCGGGCTCCCGAGGTCTCTGA
- a CDS encoding helix-turn-helix domain-containing protein: MTEQADTADAETPGGEEATQATTAMLKAFTHPLRRQILRLLGKREYLRAADAAEALGVPANKVSFHLRVLADAGLLVEAPERARDRRDRVWKGQAAAVKLGGPEAPIDDPALGDAVLAALIDDHYDLVRRMVAWTPDYMAGRTTEMHAEFSQKTLRLTEAEFVALIDRFDEIAREAKEAHDLAHPDRDDPESRIWNIDIIAADDTI, translated from the coding sequence ATGACAGAGCAGGCGGATACTGCAGACGCGGAGACGCCCGGGGGCGAGGAGGCCACCCAGGCCACGACCGCCATGCTGAAGGCGTTCACGCATCCGCTGCGCCGACAGATCCTGCGGCTGCTCGGCAAACGCGAGTACCTGCGTGCCGCCGATGCCGCGGAGGCGCTCGGGGTGCCCGCGAACAAGGTCAGCTTCCATCTGCGCGTACTGGCAGACGCGGGGCTGCTCGTCGAGGCTCCGGAGCGCGCGCGCGATCGCCGTGATCGGGTCTGGAAGGGCCAGGCGGCCGCAGTGAAGCTCGGCGGGCCCGAGGCTCCGATCGACGACCCCGCCCTCGGCGATGCCGTGCTGGCCGCGCTGATCGATGACCACTACGACCTGGTGCGTCGGATGGTGGCCTGGACTCCCGACTACATGGCGGGACGGACCACCGAGATGCACGCCGAGTTCTCGCAGAAGACCCTGCGCCTGACCGAAGCGGAATTCGTAGCTCTGATCGACCGATTCGACGAGATCGCCCGTGAAGCCAAGGAGGCGCACGACCTCGCGCATCCGGACCGCGACGATCCCGAATCCCGGATCTGGAACATCGACATCATCGCCGCCGACGACACGATCTGA
- a CDS encoding MFS transporter, translating into MTTTSPRLWRQTPYLLWLTSDTGKGLAMTLFSFAVPLLALVITNDPAKAGIIAAVGTIVRLLATLTGGVLADRHRRILMMTLGAAAGVLVAGAFTAMALAGGIDFVSLLLFEVLLAGVAGLFSPAGEAALKDIVPGEMMGRAQAANQGRDAALQLAGGPIGGMLLAAGGWLIGAAMVISSLVSAVAAWALGRRVGWERAGAADAAASALPALPKNGLRELREGVRWLFRRPDLSTGTVVATVINLGLNAGITTMIYSVLQAGHSEATIGWMMAASGAAMLVGALLAPTLVPRIGAGMLMILGLFACTAAIAGGVFVETPWGVALLISAAVFLIPALNAAFSGYLMVATPTALVGRVNSVGGVLSMGAMPLSPLIAGFGLAWAGRGPTLIFSLALCAIALIMGVASRPLRSIPAEAGWVEHAEQYEEPVSAASAR; encoded by the coding sequence ATGACAACCACCTCGCCTCGACTCTGGCGGCAGACTCCGTACCTGCTGTGGCTCACCTCCGACACGGGGAAGGGCCTGGCGATGACGCTGTTCAGCTTCGCCGTGCCGCTGCTTGCGCTGGTCATCACGAACGACCCCGCGAAGGCGGGCATCATCGCGGCCGTGGGCACGATCGTTCGACTGCTGGCGACGCTGACCGGCGGCGTGCTGGCCGACCGGCACCGCCGCATCCTGATGATGACTCTGGGCGCGGCCGCAGGTGTTCTCGTCGCCGGCGCGTTCACCGCGATGGCGCTCGCGGGTGGCATCGACTTCGTCAGCCTGCTGCTGTTCGAGGTGCTGCTGGCCGGGGTCGCCGGCCTGTTCAGCCCGGCGGGCGAGGCCGCACTGAAGGACATCGTGCCCGGCGAGATGATGGGCCGCGCGCAGGCGGCGAACCAGGGCCGCGACGCCGCCCTGCAACTGGCCGGCGGACCCATCGGGGGGATGCTGCTGGCCGCAGGCGGCTGGTTGATCGGAGCGGCGATGGTGATCAGCAGCCTGGTGTCCGCCGTCGCGGCGTGGGCGCTGGGTCGGCGGGTCGGGTGGGAGCGGGCCGGTGCGGCGGATGCTGCGGCATCCGCCCTCCCCGCTCTCCCCAAGAACGGCCTGCGCGAGCTGCGCGAGGGCGTGCGCTGGCTGTTCCGCCGGCCCGACCTCAGCACCGGGACCGTCGTCGCCACCGTGATCAACCTCGGGCTGAACGCCGGGATCACCACCATGATCTACTCGGTGCTGCAGGCCGGGCACTCCGAGGCGACGATCGGCTGGATGATGGCGGCATCCGGTGCGGCGATGCTCGTGGGCGCGCTACTGGCGCCGACGCTCGTGCCGCGGATCGGGGCCGGGATGCTGATGATCCTGGGCCTGTTCGCCTGCACGGCCGCCATCGCCGGCGGCGTGTTCGTGGAGACTCCCTGGGGCGTGGCGCTGCTGATCAGCGCGGCGGTCTTCCTGATCCCGGCGTTGAACGCGGCCTTCAGCGGGTACCTGATGGTGGCCACGCCCACGGCGCTGGTCGGCCGGGTCAACAGCGTCGGCGGAGTGCTGAGCATGGGTGCGATGCCGTTGTCGCCGCTGATCGCCGGGTTCGGACTTGCCTGGGCCGGGCGCGGACCGACGCTGATCTTCAGTCTGGCGCTCTGCGCGATCGCACTGATCATGGGCGTCGCGAGCCGCCCGCTGCGTTCGATCCCCGCCGAGGCCGGCTGGGTCGAGCACGCCGAGCAGTACGAGGAGCCGGTGTCAGCGGCATCCGCTCGCTGA
- a CDS encoding DeoR/GlpR family DNA-binding transcription regulator → MNRASRLAAILDLLATQGEVSVEQLVERFGASAATTRRDLDSLGERRLLTRTHGGAVAQSVAYELPIRYKSHLGTGAKERIATAAAALVDPGGVVGLSGGTTTTAIATALAARDDLGSDGLTVVTNAVNIAAQLAMRPEFKVVVTGGAIHSRSFELVGPFVEQMLAGIRLDIAFIGVNGLSGVEGATTHDEAEAAVNRMMAQRATRAVVVADASKLGHAAFAHVGGAKLFPTVITDSAAAPAQRDALTAAGYEVRIAG, encoded by the coding sequence ATGAACCGCGCCTCTCGCCTGGCCGCCATCCTCGACCTGCTCGCAACTCAAGGAGAGGTGTCGGTCGAGCAGCTGGTGGAGCGCTTCGGGGCATCCGCCGCCACCACCCGCCGTGATCTGGACAGCCTCGGCGAGCGGCGTCTGCTCACGCGCACGCACGGCGGTGCGGTCGCCCAGTCGGTCGCCTACGAGCTGCCGATCCGCTACAAGAGCCACCTCGGCACCGGTGCGAAGGAGCGGATCGCGACGGCGGCGGCCGCTCTGGTCGATCCGGGCGGGGTCGTCGGGCTCTCCGGCGGGACGACCACCACCGCGATCGCCACGGCGCTCGCCGCCCGCGATGACCTGGGTTCGGACGGGCTCACGGTCGTGACCAACGCAGTCAACATCGCCGCTCAGCTCGCCATGCGGCCGGAATTCAAGGTGGTCGTCACCGGCGGGGCGATCCACTCCCGCAGCTTCGAACTCGTCGGGCCGTTCGTGGAGCAGATGCTCGCCGGCATCCGTCTCGACATCGCCTTCATCGGCGTCAACGGACTGTCCGGAGTCGAGGGCGCGACGACGCACGATGAGGCCGAGGCCGCCGTGAACCGCATGATGGCGCAGCGCGCCACGCGCGCGGTCGTCGTCGCGGACGCGTCGAAGCTGGGTCACGCGGCGTTCGCGCACGTCGGCGGCGCGAAGCTGTTCCCCACGGTGATCACGGACTCCGCCGCCGCGCCCGCCCAGCGCGACGCCCTCACCGCCGCCGGCTACGAGGTCCGCATCGCGGGCTGA